ATGAATTGTTCCCCTGTCTCAGTGTGCTTGCCTTGAACTGGAGATCATATACCTGGATTCTGTCTCCTCCGCTTCCATACGTGACGGCCAACGCATCCCAGATGTGCTTGGCCGTCGGATGTTGCGAAATTCGACCAACTAGTCGAGGTTCAATGTTTTGGGTCAGCCATGTGAACGCACAGTGGTCAGCCTGTTGCCACCGTGTCAAGGCTGGATCGGTTCACAGTGGGGGAGTTGGGACTCTGGTCACGTGAGATATCATTCCCCGACCGCTTATTACCGCCTTCATAAGTATGGACCAGAGAGCGTAATTCTCTCCGTTGAGTTTATCTCCTCCGATGTGGAGGGGCTGCGTGTCAATCTTGTATGACACAACATCAGTTTCTGGTGGGTCGTTTTGGTTTTGATTcatcgcaaaactattgcgcatGAAGTTGGCGAATTGCCGGGCAAATTCGTCCGTCATGGACTGGTTGGTAGTTTCTATCAATTTCTGATCTCCTTGGTCTGACATGTTTGTTGTTACAGGTTcggggaaagaaaaaaaagaatggAGAAGATACGGGAAAGGGGCGAGAAAGGTTTCAAGGACGATGATGATATCTTTTCTGAGTCctaacccgctctgataccatgatagaaatccatgagttccatcctaaaaccaattggtgataagaggagaggcccatgagacttatatagtggattaagctctttgtgtacaccgatgttggatattattatattcattttttatgtttcaattgccaacactaTACATACTCCCTTATCCATCTGTCTCCTCTCTCTAGCGACTTCCTCTCTGCCGTGACGTCAACTGGTCTCCAATCCGAGCTCGGCCCCGCCCGACTGACCCCCCTCTTCTCCAGCCGTCGCTTGCTTCAgcttcgtcttgcggagagttgagcttcttctttttatttttcttatcaaaacttgatttaattaatttcataacttttgaaataataatataaaattaatttttctcaattgttcTACGctactaaaattaaataaaaaaattaaattttctcaATTGTGCTACgctactaaaaataaaaaaagatgtGTCAAATGTAGCAAcctcataaaaatataattccCTCTATCCCAGCTAAATTGAGTCAAAAATTTTAAACATAataattaagaaattgtatcaaaaaattggaaaaatgaataaagtaggaaaaataaagcacttgatgaaataaaataaaagtgattgAATATTAGTTTTTTTTGTCAAATGGCTCAACTTAATCCTGACATTCCAAAAATAAAAGGGGACCAACTTAATTAGGACGGGagcatataattttatattttaatttataataaaattaattagtaaGTTAACAAAAAAGTACACCATATTAACACCACAATTAATTTTCATCTTATTATATGTAGTTCAATTTAATTGTTAATGAGtatttaaatcataaatatataaacaaacAACCCAAACGCCAAAGCCCTAATTCCTTCTTCCTCGTATTTCCGGGCAACACCACCCCATCACCGCCGGCTTCCACGGTagaaaaccgccgaacagcAGCCGTATTGCACCGTCCGACTCTTAGTTCAGATTTCTCTCTCTGTTTCTTggtctcaaggtaattaatcaGCTCTAAATTTTCCATAAAGGCACAGCATCCTCTCGATCTTCAGTAATTTTCTGCTAGGTTAAAATTTCCTTGTAGCTTATGGAATTCACCTTGTTGTGCGTCTGTTTTGGTATTTTGTGTTTGTTGCCGTGTAGCAGCGGATTAAGAAAGCCgaagttgattttttttcacGATGGCGGAGGAGGAGACGGTGGCAGAGGTAGAGCGTGTGCAAAGTGGGGATGCCGCGAGCTCTGATGAAGAAGCCCTGATGAGAGAGAGGCGGagggagagaaagaggaagCGGCTATTGAAGGAAGCTGAGAAAGCAGAGAAGCGCGGCGTTTGCTATTTGAGTCGGGTGCCTCCGCACCTGAATCCGTTGCGGCTTCGCCAAATTCTTTCGCATTATGGAGAAATCGGCCGAGTTTATCTCTCTCCAGAAGGTCAGACATCGCAgcttttgtaaaaaaaattccattagCATTTTTGTTGAGTTATCATGATACAATTCCAAAGCTTCTTATGCCtgtgcatgtgtgtgtgtgtcttcttcttcatcaattGATGCTGATTTCTTATCTCTCTCTGTATTCTTCCTTCTTCTGATTGCAGATGCTTCTAATCAAATGCGCCGGAAAAAAGCTGGTGGATTCAGGGGGCAAGAGTTTTCAGAGGGGTATGCTTAATGATTTTGCTTGTGTCTTGTGTTTCAAATTCCTTTTTTTGCCAGGGGGGAGGGTGTCGTAGCGTCCCTTCTTCACATTGCTGTGTCTTTGAACATTGCTCGTTCGAAAAATCAATGGCTCCATATAATGTTTCTCGCAGGTGGGTTGAGTTCATTGACAAGAAAGTTGCTAAGAGAGTTGCGCGCTCGTTGAATGGTGAACAAATTGGTATGTCTGTTGATTGCTGTTGTTATTATCTAACTCTTTTAACTCAAGAGGTTATATGATTTTGTATTGTAACTATGCGGCGTTGAATTTTGTAATTTGACATACCACACTTGATAATTTGGGGAAAGGCAGAGATTTTCACCAAATGCAAAGCAAAATTATAGTATTACTGTTTGAACTTCGTTGGATGTAGCGTGAATAGGATTTGTATGTGGCGTATTTGTTAGGATTGCAGTTGCCCATCATGGTTTACGTCTTCCCCTGTTTTGGTTTAGGTGGAAAGAAAAGGTCGTCAATCTACTATGACCTGTGGAATATCAAATATTTGAGTAAATTCAAGTGGGATGATCTCAAAGAGGAAACGGGTAAGTTGACTTAACACTCCTATTATCTTAACGTGCTCTGCCTTcaagaatgaaatgaaataaccTGAATAAATGTCATGTAGAAATAAAGAATGCTACCCGGGAGCAGAAGCTGGTGTTGGAACTCTCCGCTGCCAAAAAAGAGCGAGACTTTTATCTTTCCAAAGTCGACCAATCTAAAGCAATTAGTAAGATTGGAGAACGATTGAAGAAGGTAATGACACAATGCATCTCTTTGTTGTATACACATTCATAATGTTTTCACTTTCCCAAAAGGCCATTGGTAATCATCTTTCAGGCTGATTCCTAATCCGCATATCATCAATAGTTAACACTTGCATTTGTTTCTCAATGCAGAAACAGAAGATTGAAATGGTACCAAAAGTAGTCCGCCATTTCCCTCAGAAAAGACCAGCTGAGAACGAAGCCGGAGAGAGCAAGGGCCAACTATCGAGGGACATCTTAGCAGGAGTGAGTGGTGTTTCTTTCTCAGCTATCCTTGATTGTACGTGGTTGATGTTTATTTAGAATTCAAATGTGAATATTTCAGGTGTTTGGTGGCTCATCCTGATAGACTTTAAACAAACCGACCATCTTTTTGCGAGGTATCGTTCCCTCAAGTGCAGTTTTGGAGGTTGCAAGCACTCAAGAGTTATGTTTCATGCTTTGTTTAGTTGGtctaatcttttattttatgtaatgtaTCAAAAATCTGTGTTACTCATTTATTGCCAAAAAACATAGAACATCTGCAGTGAGGCAATTTTATATAAAGGGATGGCAAATCTTGAGTTTTGGATCAATAACTCTTTGTATCCTCTTTTAGTTTCTCTTGTCAATCAAAAATTATCTAGTAAGATGTGGATAATATTTCTATAAATGCTGCCTCAGTTCAACAAATACCTTAATAATTGACAAACGATATATCTACGAGATTACATATTGATGGAAGCAACATAGAATGAATTTTGTAAGCTGGTTTCATTAGAGTTCATTTACGTGGTGGCTGACTGTACAGTTCTAGAAATATTTTA
This sequence is a window from Salvia splendens isolate huo1 chromosome 5, SspV2, whole genome shotgun sequence. Protein-coding genes within it:
- the LOC121805460 gene encoding pre-rRNA-processing protein ESF2-like, coding for MAEEETVAEVERVQSGDAASSDEEALMRERRRERKRKRLLKEAEKAEKRGVCYLSRVPPHLNPLRLRQILSHYGEIGRVYLSPEDASNQMRRKKAGGFRGQEFSEGWVEFIDKKVAKRVARSLNGEQIGGKKRSSIYYDLWNIKYLSKFKWDDLKEETEIKNATREQKLVLELSAAKKERDFYLSKVDQSKAISKIGERLKKKQKIEMVPKVVRHFPQKRPAENEAGESKGQLSRDILAGVFGGSS